In Bactrocera oleae isolate idBacOlea1 chromosome 3, idBacOlea1, whole genome shotgun sequence, a genomic segment contains:
- the LOC118681528 gene encoding uncharacterized protein, which produces MAANQFYENRFTNFHKNHIKLFAVYMKTANLMQNSNVLKRSL; this is translated from the coding sequence ATGGCAGCCAATCAATTCTACGAAAACAgatttacaaattttcataaaaatcatataaaactaTTTGCTGTTTATATGAAAACAGCAAATCTAATGCAGAATTCAAACGTGCTCAAGCGATCTCTTTAA
- the LOC106615249 gene encoding uncharacterized protein, giving the protein MAVVLFIITIPTEAEELLLQSAFRKKKADIGANYGRDEKLLSTPITTATTTATLSNLSNATTTTAAVTINITEQMSANANEIDVVSLGAKMDNPLTQTLDQQQYSTFPKRRRSEGNKFLFGDAGQLLKNSIFRDSSTGSASDSAKDIDVEIVDGPPFMRKSWEGLRDILSSSSRKRKQDTSQLNIPSDSCMETVLREILKRSQIFNAVWTKDTDGRMHQVIFTIEFNENYESLLDKLHEWGIGDRVGSTVSVMNCLVSKTFRRETEFDLPQENDDVNLNEQKQSVWNRFMNSVRSRLNVAQIVRDVRQDAAITFDFVILLISATILAAIGLAEDSTIFLAASMLVSPLMGPIIAAIFGTAIKDPTLRTLGLRNELIGILIATIIGFIFGLVICSIDERYGNGEGLTAEMLSRSELHSLLVGLFTAIPSGAAAAVAILGGNIGSLVGVAISASLLPPAINAGVLWALALIYTLFETDDSRFNIVVKSHSFSNNQATELVTLGAISMLVTISNIICVYIMGVLVLKVKEIAPVISRNHREFWKHDIKIARGLPKNGIDTNALIDEFANLPQEDQKTLGIDYDLLRTIRLDDASYQNTWSPISNRQLFDRSALNVIRDNYSTVHQIERLYSTMNQQQTLQYRRNRCSLNRHPTALASDYGKTYEILAANLPRCATMPMQTNCPSINPSINILNVVGEADSSTANPSTQSSMTNTPTATLDERKRRKFIVTPAEDPIRISINYDEMDA; this is encoded by the exons atggCCGTTGTTTTATTCATAATCACCATACCGACAGAAGCGGAGGAGTTGCTGCTGCaaagtgcatttcgcaaaaagAAAGCTGATATCGGTGCTAACTATGGACGAGATGAGAAACTGCTATCCACACCtatcacaacagcaacaacaactgcaacgtTATCAAATTTATCCAATGCTACGACTACCACCGCTGCTGTTACCATTAACATTACCGAACAAATGTCTGCCAATGCTAATGAAATCGATGTTGTTAGCCTCGGCGCTAAAATGGATAACCCACTGACACAAACTCTGGATCAACAGCAGTACAGCACATTCCCGAAACGACGAAGATCAGAAGGAAATAAATTCTTATTTGGCGATGCTGGACAGTTGCttaagaattcaatattcaggGATAGCAGCACAGGCAGTGCGTCAGATAGTGCGAAAGACATTGATGTGGAGATTGTG GATGGGCCACCATTTATGCGAAAATCGTGGGAAGGTTTACGTGATATTCTCTCATCTTCAAGCCGTAAAAGAAAACAAGATACATCCCAACTAAATATACCAAGTGACTCTTGCATGGAGACGGTATTAcgtgaaattttaaaaagatcTCAAATATTCAATGCAGTTTGGACGAAAGACACTGACGGACGTATGCATCAG GTAATATTTACAATTGAGTTTAATGAGAACTATGAAAGTTTATTGGACAAACTTCACGAGTGGGGTATCGGAGATCGTGTTGGGTCAACCGTATCTGTGATGAATTGTTTGGTCTCAAAAACATTTAGACGCGAGACCGAATTCGATTTACCACAAGAAAATGACGATGT CAACTTGAATGAGCAAAAGCAAAGCGTTTGGAATCGTTTCATGAATTCGGTGAGAAGTCGTTtgaatgtggcgcaaattgtgCGAGATGTACGACAAGATGCGGCTATTACATTCGATTTTGTCATATTGTTAATATCTGCCAC CATTTTGGCAGCAATTGGTTTAGCCGAAGATAGCACGATCTTTCTTGCAGCCAGTATGCTTGTTTCACCTTTGATGGGTCCGATTATAGCTGCTATTTTCGGTACCGCTATCAAAGATCCAACGTTACGAACGTTGGGCTTAAGAAATGAGCTTATTGGCATACTAATAGCAACAATTATCGGATTCATTTTTGGCTTAGTAATCTGCTCTATCGACGAGCGTTATGGCAATGGCGAAGGACTAACGGCTGAAATGCTGTCACGCAGTGAATTACACTCTTTGCTGGTTGGTTTATTTACAGCAATACCTTCCGGTGCTGCAGCTGCTGTCGCAATTTTAGGCGGTAATATTGGCTCTTTGGTGGGTGTGGCGATATCGGCATCACTCCTACCACCAGCCATCAATGCA ggcGTCCTTTGGGCTTTAGCACTAATTTACACTCTTTTCGAAACGGATGATTCAAGATTTAACATTGTGGTTAAGTCGCATTCTTTTTCCAACAATCAAGCCACCGAATTGGTAACATTGGGTGCCATAAGTATGCTAGTaacaatttcaaatataatttgtgTATACATAATGGGCGTATTGGTGCTGAAAGTTAAGGAGATAGCGCCCGTAATTTCCAGAAATCATCGAGAATTTTGGAAACACGATATAAAAATCGCTCGCGGCCTTCCCAAGAATGGTATCGACACTAATGCTCTAATCGATGAATTTGCCAACCTTCCGCAAGAAGATCAAAAAACTTTGGGTATTGATTATGATCTATTACGAACAATACGTTTAGATGATGCTTCATATCAAAATACTTGGTCACCCATTTCGAATAGACAATTGTTCGATCGATCGGCGTTAAATGTTATTAGGGACAACTACTCTACTGTTCATCAAATAGAACGTTTATACTCTACTATGAATCAACAGCAAACACTTCAATATAGAAG aaACCGTTGTAGTTTAAATCGTCATCCAACAGCGCTTGCTAGCGATTACGGAAAAACATATGAAATCTTAGCAGCCAAT TTACCACGATGCGCAACAATGCCCATGCAAACTAATTGCCCTAGCATTAATCCTAGCATTAATATTTTGAATGTGGTAGGAGAGGCAGACTCTTCTACAGCTAATCCATCTACGCAATCTTCGATGACAAATACTCCAACAGCAACATTGGACGAACGTAAACGACGCAAATTTATCGTAACACCCGCTGAAGATCCAATAAGGATTTCCATTAATTATGACGAAATGGATGCTTAG
- the LOC106615250 gene encoding large ribosomal subunit protein mL62 — protein sequence MNKICGSFISILRFSNIEKTYTTSVILGRRLSFKSDLSLDKLYPNSRLKLFTPPPPANTGDKFSGFIPINQLEITYSRSSGPGGQHVNCVNTKVDLRFKLASADWIPEKTRQKLLQSLQNKLAKDGYFVIKSDLTRSQQMNLADALEKLRNIIREYEVEKAAPTEETLEKLRRRHEKAARERLLEKRQRSLTKSSRQGPNVTDV from the exons atgaataaaatttgcgGCAGTTTTATATCTATTCTACGTTTTTCTAACATTGAAAAAACGTACACAACATCAGTTATTCTCGGACGCCGGCTTTCGTTTAAAAGTGATTTGTCACTCGACAAGCTCTATCCAAATAGCCGTCTTAAACTTTTTACACCGCCACCA CCAGCAAATACAGGTGATAAATTTTCTGGTTTTATACCCATTAATCAACTGGAAATTACTTATAGTCGAAGCTCCGGACCTGGTGGACAACACGTGAATTGCGTTAACACAAAAGTTGACTTGCGTTTTAAGTTAGCCAGTGCCGACTGGATACCTGAAAAAACAAGGCAAAAGCTTCTGCAGtct TTACAAAATAAACTCGCCAAGGATGGTTACTTCGTCATAAAAAGCGATTTAACACGGTCACAACAAATGAATTTGGCTGATGCCCTGGAAAAACTGCGCAATATAATACGTGAATACGAAGTAGAGAAGGCAGCACCGACGGAGGAAACTTTAGAAAAGTTGCGTCGTAG ACATGAAAAAGCTGCACGTGAAAGGTTATTAGAAAAACGGCAAAGATCGCTAACCAAATCTTCCAGACAGGGTCCGAATGTCACAGATGTCTAG